One genomic window of Myxococcus xanthus includes the following:
- a CDS encoding right-handed parallel beta-helix repeat-containing protein — MSRNRWRCFGSLLVGTLSLPVVGCSGEEPSHEEVHNSPSEDVHTAALSTESPQEGFQDPTCGYIPCPVFQNGNVLTLAGNCATYSTLRIPDGYLLDGAGHFIIALDPPGDHFKGPIARNCGSSAFYMNLRLMLKGLTDVCDTGDDALVGIRFDNATGSVINTQIFNIRQGDGTGGCQEGTGILIRNQGPLSPTQHVGVQNNLLLGYQKAGVVAVGDVVVDITNNRVVGSGPIGNVAQSGIQVGLGATGSIVNNLISGHSYTGEGVASGILVYGGPMYGGPLSTDVLIQGNQLFNNDIGVYLSQGNADQSPPAVLTNIQVVDNVLHFDGVTNGYVYQAGISDLGTGNVIHSNIITGAGYDPATLPGSTFAVDVLAGPAASLAFLNPPRQVPVGLCSGPLIVQTQDVSGNLVVPTTTGFNITSAGPASPGIQFYADPACAGPAVTTLDLGNPQAQGRFYFRAPTPGSVTVFVWNSDWTQGQTQQVFIPLESAPPPAGALRLELQH; from the coding sequence ATGAGTCGAAATCGATGGCGATGTTTCGGAAGTCTTCTGGTTGGAACCCTGTCACTGCCAGTGGTGGGGTGCTCGGGCGAGGAACCCAGTCACGAAGAAGTCCACAACAGCCCCAGTGAGGACGTCCACACGGCAGCGCTGAGCACGGAATCCCCCCAAGAGGGCTTCCAGGACCCCACCTGCGGGTACATTCCCTGCCCTGTCTTCCAGAACGGAAACGTTCTGACGCTGGCGGGCAACTGCGCCACCTACTCCACCCTGCGCATTCCGGATGGGTACCTCCTGGATGGGGCTGGGCACTTCATCATCGCGCTGGACCCCCCTGGAGACCATTTCAAGGGCCCCATCGCGCGCAACTGCGGCAGCAGCGCGTTCTACATGAACCTCAGGCTCATGTTGAAAGGGCTCACGGACGTCTGCGACACGGGGGATGACGCGCTCGTGGGCATCCGGTTCGACAATGCGACGGGCTCCGTCATCAACACCCAGATTTTCAACATCCGCCAGGGAGACGGAACCGGAGGCTGCCAGGAGGGCACCGGCATCCTGATTCGCAACCAGGGCCCGTTGAGCCCGACGCAACACGTCGGTGTCCAGAACAATCTCCTGCTGGGATACCAGAAGGCCGGCGTCGTGGCGGTTGGCGATGTCGTGGTGGACATCACCAACAACCGGGTGGTGGGCTCGGGGCCCATCGGCAACGTCGCCCAGTCTGGCATCCAGGTCGGGCTCGGGGCCACCGGAAGCATTGTCAACAACCTCATCTCCGGGCACTCCTACACCGGCGAGGGCGTCGCCAGCGGCATCCTCGTCTACGGAGGGCCGATGTACGGAGGCCCGCTGTCCACGGACGTCCTCATTCAAGGCAACCAACTTTTCAACAACGACATCGGCGTCTACCTGTCCCAGGGCAACGCGGATCAAAGCCCTCCGGCGGTGCTGACGAACATCCAGGTCGTGGACAACGTGCTCCACTTCGACGGGGTGACGAATGGCTACGTCTACCAGGCCGGAATCTCGGACCTGGGAACGGGCAATGTCATTCACTCCAACATCATCACCGGCGCGGGGTATGACCCGGCCACCCTCCCCGGCTCCACCTTCGCCGTGGATGTGCTCGCGGGTCCGGCAGCAAGCCTCGCCTTCCTCAATCCGCCTCGGCAGGTCCCCGTGGGCCTCTGCTCCGGCCCGCTCATCGTCCAGACCCAGGACGTGAGCGGGAACCTGGTCGTTCCCACCACGACGGGCTTCAACATCACCTCAGCGGGTCCGGCCTCCCCCGGCATCCAGTTCTACGCCGACCCCGCCTGCGCGGGCCCCGCGGTGACGACGCTCGACCTGGGGAACCCCCAGGCTCAGGGCCGCTTCTACTTCCGAGCCCCCACGCCGGGCAGCGTCACCGTCTTCGTCTGGAATTCGGACTGGACACAAGGCCAGACGCAGCAGGTCTTCATCCCCCTGGAATCGGCGCCACCGCCCGCCGGCGCCCTACGGCTGGAGCTGCAACACTGA
- a CDS encoding right-handed parallel beta-helix repeat-containing protein, whose product MTFLDTQNPWRLAGVLLLLVTAGCHLDDPQPIQLEPSASARVVVVLPRTLTPGPVTEVRATLRPVGGEEAGAVLSGGDGLWQGLVRRIASGRAAEASATVRGDGGEVLAHIDVPNVVIGAHRTALVVLVPRAPVSGVPGAPFIDAVVGSLAEVRPEGQVALRAVAEAASGDGALTYAWRASAGSFSDASAVAPVWTAPEASGFVTLTLLVTNAVGQGATLDFPVRVARDHGFGADSVAAFNRWPLMVELGSLPSGEVQYGDSLQLQAEGRDEDGDTLTYAWTASCEGTFDDASARSPRFTPSTPPSGACGACQFHVTMRDGRGGEHVGLVDVCVVQRLPPIIVSTAQSRTEAVSAEPVLLQAVAEDPRGEALTFQWSANTGLLGTATQDGTRSEVPWSALSCIPAGVEPSVRLTVTNVSGMSATHVFRIRWDDRRCGAFPPCSARWENDRVTLTADCTTEGTLYIPDGVTFDGAGHVVTAVDPEGGRFQGAVLRNRGDTAHVHDVTVAARGLSDLACDAGEAGLSGIRFIGASGSITDSEVRALHQGAGESGCQEGVAIEVRNAQDASRVVQVEVLRNHAVGYQKGGIVASGRVDVAVEGNVVEGGGPSAVIARNGIQLSFGATGQVLGNRVTGNVYTGTGYVAAGILVAGGAYYGGPVCEDVLIQGNTLEANDIGIDLSQAEADGGPLAQSSRLLVVENTLSHGVVANGVPYQAAISDLGGANVISRNRISGAGYARETLPGSTFDVDVVAAAAAQVAFLTPQQDVAAGACSEALVVQSQDAMGNLSALASSLLVVEAQGNVGGVTFFRDAACTQALVPLNGSGAMDLEGPQQEAVFYFRAEQSGALEVRVRGDGVSASQMHVVR is encoded by the coding sequence ATGACGTTCTTGGACACGCAGAACCCCTGGCGCCTCGCGGGCGTGTTGTTGCTACTCGTCACGGCGGGGTGTCACCTGGATGACCCGCAGCCCATCCAACTGGAGCCCTCCGCGTCGGCGCGGGTGGTGGTGGTGCTGCCACGCACGCTGACGCCCGGGCCCGTCACGGAGGTCCGTGCCACGCTCAGACCCGTGGGAGGAGAAGAAGCGGGCGCGGTGCTCTCTGGCGGCGACGGCCTGTGGCAGGGGCTGGTGCGGCGGATTGCCTCTGGACGAGCGGCTGAGGCGAGCGCGACCGTCCGAGGTGATGGCGGTGAGGTGCTGGCGCACATCGACGTCCCGAACGTGGTGATAGGTGCGCACCGGACGGCGCTGGTCGTCCTGGTCCCGCGAGCCCCCGTCTCCGGCGTTCCCGGAGCGCCGTTCATTGACGCGGTAGTGGGCTCGTTGGCGGAGGTCCGGCCCGAAGGGCAGGTGGCGCTGCGCGCGGTGGCGGAGGCCGCGTCCGGGGATGGGGCGCTCACGTATGCCTGGCGGGCCTCGGCTGGAAGCTTCAGCGACGCCAGCGCCGTGGCGCCCGTCTGGACGGCGCCAGAGGCGTCCGGCTTCGTGACCTTGACGCTCCTGGTGACGAACGCGGTGGGCCAGGGGGCCACGCTGGACTTCCCCGTGCGAGTGGCCCGGGACCATGGCTTCGGAGCGGACAGCGTGGCCGCCTTCAATCGCTGGCCGTTGATGGTGGAGCTGGGCTCCCTCCCTTCTGGCGAGGTCCAGTATGGCGACTCCCTGCAACTCCAGGCGGAAGGCCGGGACGAAGACGGAGACACGCTCACCTACGCATGGACGGCCAGTTGCGAAGGCACCTTCGATGACGCGAGCGCGCGGTCGCCTCGCTTCACGCCGTCCACGCCGCCCTCGGGAGCCTGTGGCGCGTGCCAGTTCCACGTCACGATGCGGGATGGCCGAGGCGGTGAGCACGTCGGCTTGGTGGACGTATGTGTGGTGCAGCGGCTGCCGCCCATCATCGTCTCCACGGCCCAATCTCGGACGGAGGCCGTGAGCGCGGAGCCCGTCCTGCTCCAGGCGGTGGCGGAGGACCCGCGCGGCGAGGCTCTCACCTTCCAGTGGTCCGCGAACACCGGCCTCCTGGGAACCGCCACCCAGGACGGGACGCGGAGCGAGGTGCCCTGGTCCGCGCTGTCCTGTATCCCGGCGGGTGTGGAGCCCTCCGTGCGGCTCACCGTCACGAATGTCTCGGGGATGAGCGCGACGCACGTGTTCCGGATTCGGTGGGATGACCGGCGCTGTGGGGCGTTTCCTCCCTGCTCCGCCCGGTGGGAGAACGACCGCGTGACGTTGACGGCGGACTGCACGACGGAGGGCACGCTGTACATCCCGGACGGAGTCACCTTCGACGGCGCCGGGCACGTGGTGACTGCGGTGGACCCCGAAGGCGGCCGCTTCCAGGGTGCCGTGCTTCGCAACCGGGGAGACACGGCCCACGTCCACGACGTGACGGTGGCGGCGCGCGGCCTGTCGGACCTGGCGTGTGATGCGGGCGAGGCCGGCTTGAGTGGCATCCGATTCATCGGGGCGAGCGGTTCCATCACCGATAGCGAAGTGCGCGCGCTGCACCAGGGCGCGGGCGAGAGCGGTTGCCAGGAGGGCGTGGCCATCGAGGTACGAAACGCCCAGGACGCGTCCCGCGTGGTTCAGGTGGAGGTCCTGCGCAACCACGCCGTGGGCTACCAGAAGGGGGGCATCGTGGCCTCGGGCCGGGTGGACGTGGCCGTGGAGGGCAACGTGGTGGAGGGCGGCGGTCCGTCGGCCGTCATCGCCAGGAATGGCATCCAGTTGAGCTTCGGCGCCACGGGACAGGTGCTGGGCAACCGCGTCACCGGCAACGTCTATACGGGGACCGGCTATGTGGCGGCCGGCATCCTCGTCGCGGGTGGGGCCTACTACGGCGGCCCGGTGTGCGAGGACGTCCTCATCCAGGGCAACACGCTGGAGGCGAACGACATTGGCATCGACCTGTCGCAAGCGGAGGCGGACGGCGGGCCGCTGGCGCAATCCTCACGGTTGCTCGTGGTGGAGAACACGTTGAGCCACGGCGTGGTGGCGAACGGCGTGCCGTACCAGGCGGCCATCTCGGACCTGGGCGGGGCCAACGTCATCAGCCGCAACCGCATCAGTGGCGCGGGCTATGCCAGGGAGACCCTGCCGGGCTCCACGTTCGACGTGGACGTGGTGGCGGCTGCGGCGGCGCAGGTGGCCTTCCTGACACCCCAGCAAGACGTGGCGGCGGGCGCGTGCTCCGAGGCGTTGGTGGTGCAGAGTCAGGACGCCATGGGCAATCTGTCCGCCCTGGCTTCGTCCCTGCTGGTGGTGGAGGCACAGGGGAATGTTGGCGGGGTGACCTTCTTCCGGGACGCGGCGTGTACGCAGGCCCTGGTGCCTCTGAATGGCAGCGGCGCCATGGACCTGGAGGGACCGCAGCAGGAAGCGGTGTTCTATTTCCGCGCGGAACAGTCAGGAGCCCTGGAGGTACGGGTTCGAGGCGACGGGGTGAGTGCCTCCCAGATGCACGTGGTGCGGTAG
- a CDS encoding GNAT family N-acetyltransferase, with amino-acid sequence MTPTPFGPAYTLQTARTLLRCWSPADAARALRAIDASLDHLRPWLDWARHYPISVEQQAAVLRRFRGSFDLGQDFTYAVFDRGGTEVLGGCGLHPRVGEGGREIGYWIAAQHAGQGLATEVAAALVRVAFELDGLRRVEIHCDPLNVPSAAVARKLGFTHEGTLRQRLQAADGSWRDVMLWTLLAEDYRASPAAASDLEAFDVLGQKLL; translated from the coding sequence ATGACTCCGACTCCCTTCGGGCCCGCATACACCCTCCAGACAGCACGAACCCTGCTCCGCTGCTGGTCACCCGCTGACGCCGCGCGTGCGCTCCGCGCCATCGACGCCAGCCTCGACCACCTGCGCCCCTGGTTGGACTGGGCGCGGCACTACCCCATCAGCGTGGAGCAGCAGGCCGCCGTCCTGCGGCGCTTTCGCGGGAGCTTCGACCTGGGACAGGACTTCACCTATGCCGTGTTCGACCGGGGTGGGACGGAGGTCCTGGGCGGCTGCGGGCTGCATCCTCGTGTGGGCGAGGGGGGCCGGGAGATAGGGTATTGGATTGCGGCCCAGCACGCCGGTCAGGGGCTCGCGACCGAAGTGGCGGCGGCGCTCGTCCGGGTCGCGTTCGAACTGGATGGCCTGCGCCGGGTGGAGATTCACTGCGACCCGCTCAACGTGCCGAGCGCCGCGGTGGCCCGCAAGCTGGGCTTTACCCACGAAGGCACCTTGCGACAGCGCCTCCAGGCCGCTGACGGCTCGTGGCGCGACGTCATGCTCTGGACCCTCCTGGCGGAGGACTACCGGGCCAGCCCCGCCGCCGCGAGCGACCTGGAAGCGTTCGACGTGCTGGGGCAGAAGCTGCTGTAG
- a CDS encoding APC family permease, producing MSLWRVLFGRPIPNERAEEERIGPLTGIPVLGLDALASAAYGPEAALTAMLVLGSAGPRYIGLLTGIIVALLLVVQFSYRQTIAAYPDGGGSFSVARANLGVRPALLAASALALDYVLNVAVAISAGVGALVSAIPSLFPHTLLLCLLLLGFIMVVNLRGIRTAGSAFLLPTYLFVGCLGITLLIGIWKVLTSNGSPVPVVAPPRLPESTAMASLWLLMHAFANGCTAMTGIEAVSNGVPIFREPRVRNARRTLLGIVSILVMLLCGVAWMSHAYDIGATAPGQAGYQSVLSQVVAAITGRGVFYYVALAAIVCVLCLSANTSFADFPRLCRALALDSNLPPAFAHVGQRLVYSTGIVTLSLLAAVLLVLFNGVTDHLIPLFAVGALSAFTLSQLGMVMHWRRMSGRGARRFQWVNGVGAACTALALAVVATAKFEEGAWLTVVFIPLTYVLLRTSRRHAERIHAATETPHPIPVQPLAAPVVVVPLRRLDRVAQKGLRLALSMSPDVYAVQVRGQPDAQEQLVQRWEWQVAAPLRKAGRPVPRLDVLVPTYRQVVDPLLGYVRKLAAEHPGRFIAVLVPELVERRWHHFIIPSHTATLLKMMLLVRGGPHIVVINTPWYLREPSGRKRRLRRGSACGRPGSCRGAPACSHHPWE from the coding sequence ATGTCCTTGTGGCGGGTCCTGTTCGGCAGGCCCATTCCGAACGAGCGAGCGGAAGAGGAGAGGATTGGTCCGCTGACAGGCATCCCCGTGCTCGGGCTGGACGCGTTGGCCTCCGCGGCCTACGGGCCCGAGGCCGCGCTCACCGCCATGCTCGTGCTGGGCAGCGCCGGGCCGCGGTACATCGGCCTGCTCACCGGCATCATCGTCGCGCTGCTGCTCGTGGTGCAGTTCTCCTACCGGCAGACCATCGCCGCGTATCCCGACGGCGGCGGCTCGTTCTCCGTGGCCCGCGCCAACCTGGGCGTGAGGCCCGCGCTGCTCGCGGCCTCCGCGCTGGCGTTGGATTACGTACTCAACGTCGCGGTGGCCATTTCCGCCGGCGTGGGCGCGCTCGTCTCCGCCATCCCCAGCCTGTTTCCCCACACCCTGCTCCTGTGCCTGCTGCTGCTCGGCTTCATCATGGTCGTGAACCTGCGAGGCATCCGCACCGCGGGCTCGGCCTTCCTGCTACCGACCTACCTGTTCGTCGGCTGCCTGGGCATCACCCTGCTCATCGGCATCTGGAAGGTGCTCACGTCCAATGGCAGCCCCGTGCCCGTCGTCGCCCCGCCCCGGCTCCCGGAGAGCACGGCCATGGCGAGCCTCTGGCTGTTGATGCATGCCTTCGCGAACGGCTGCACGGCGATGACGGGCATCGAGGCCGTCAGCAACGGCGTGCCCATCTTCCGCGAACCCCGCGTGCGCAACGCGCGCCGGACGTTGCTGGGCATCGTGAGCATCCTGGTGATGCTGCTCTGCGGCGTGGCGTGGATGAGCCACGCCTATGACATTGGCGCGACCGCGCCGGGCCAGGCCGGCTACCAGAGCGTGCTGTCCCAGGTCGTGGCCGCCATCACCGGGCGCGGCGTCTTCTACTACGTGGCGCTGGCGGCCATCGTCTGTGTGCTCTGCCTGTCCGCCAACACGAGCTTCGCGGACTTCCCCCGCCTGTGCCGCGCGCTGGCGCTCGACAGCAACCTGCCTCCGGCCTTCGCCCACGTGGGCCAGCGCCTCGTGTATTCCACGGGCATCGTCACCCTGTCCCTGCTGGCCGCCGTGCTTCTGGTCCTGTTCAACGGCGTGACGGACCACCTCATCCCACTGTTCGCGGTGGGGGCGCTGTCCGCCTTCACCTTGTCCCAGCTCGGCATGGTCATGCACTGGCGGCGCATGAGCGGACGCGGCGCGCGGAGGTTCCAGTGGGTGAATGGCGTGGGCGCGGCCTGCACCGCCCTGGCGCTGGCCGTGGTGGCGACGGCCAAGTTCGAGGAGGGCGCCTGGCTGACCGTCGTCTTCATTCCCCTGACCTACGTGCTGCTCCGGACCTCGCGGCGCCACGCCGAGCGCATCCACGCCGCCACCGAGACGCCCCACCCCATTCCCGTGCAGCCGCTCGCCGCGCCCGTGGTGGTGGTGCCCCTCCGGCGCCTGGACCGGGTGGCGCAGAAGGGCCTGCGGCTGGCCCTGTCCATGTCCCCGGATGTGTACGCCGTGCAGGTCCGAGGACAACCGGACGCCCAGGAGCAATTGGTGCAGCGCTGGGAGTGGCAGGTGGCCGCGCCCCTTCGGAAGGCCGGACGGCCGGTGCCACGACTGGACGTGCTCGTGCCGACCTACCGCCAGGTCGTGGACCCGTTGCTGGGCTACGTCCGGAAGCTCGCCGCGGAGCATCCGGGCCGGTTCATCGCGGTGCTGGTGCCAGAGCTCGTCGAGCGCCGATGGCACCACTTCATCATCCCCAGCCACACCGCCACGCTGTTGAAGATGATGCTCCTGGTTCGCGGAGGGCCCCACATCGTCGTCATCAACACGCCCTGGTACCTGCGCGAGCCGTCGGGCCGGAAGAGACGCCTCCGACGAGGTTCTGCATGCGGACGACCAGGTTCTTGTCGCGGCGCCCCAGCGTGCTCGCATCATCCGTGGGAATGA
- a CDS encoding NAD-dependent epimerase/dehydratase family protein yields MRDVANACALALDARGADSHVLNVGSGQSITVNEVALTLAEVMGRLGLRPAVTGRYRMGDIRHCFADISLACELLGYAPRVSFHDGLAELSSWLEDQVATDRVAEARAELETRGLTV; encoded by the coding sequence GTGCGTGACGTAGCGAACGCCTGCGCGCTGGCGCTCGACGCGCGGGGGGCGGACTCGCACGTCCTCAACGTGGGCAGTGGACAGTCCATCACCGTGAATGAAGTGGCCCTGACGCTCGCGGAGGTGATGGGCCGCCTTGGCCTCCGCCCCGCGGTGACGGGTCGCTATCGCATGGGCGACATCCGTCACTGCTTCGCGGACATCTCCCTGGCGTGTGAGTTGCTGGGGTACGCACCCCGGGTTTCCTTCCACGACGGGCTCGCGGAGCTGTCGTCGTGGCTCGAGGACCAGGTGGCGACGGACCGCGTGGCGGAGGCGCGCGCGGAACTCGAGACGCGAGGGCTGACCGTATGA
- a CDS encoding NAD-dependent epimerase/dehydratase family protein has product MSAAEPWKVEGGRTVIFGGAGFIGSNLADHYLSAGRTVRVVDNLTRPGVVHNLRWLQARHGARLEVVTADVRDAHAVKQSVVGASEVFHFAAQGAVTTSLETPVTDFEVNAGGTLNVLEALRAMERPASLVFTSTNKVYGCTPGVEFVQKPSRYAPRDAGLRGHGVGEDCPVDFESPDGCSKGAADQYVLDYARAYGLRTVVFRMSCIYGPRQFGTEDQGWVAHFLLCMLEGRPLTLYGDGKQVRDILDVGDLVRALGLAQQHIGRLKGQAFNIGGGPSRTVSLLDLLGLISQRTGLRPALQFEDGRTGDPRYYVSDPRKFQAATGWAPQVGIAEGVDRLHDWLRTLMLERPVASGQGGAREVLVG; this is encoded by the coding sequence ATGAGCGCGGCGGAACCTTGGAAGGTGGAGGGGGGCAGGACGGTCATCTTCGGCGGCGCCGGCTTCATCGGCTCCAACCTGGCGGACCACTACCTGTCCGCGGGGCGGACCGTGCGCGTCGTCGATAACCTGACGCGCCCCGGGGTGGTGCACAACCTGCGTTGGCTCCAGGCCCGGCATGGCGCCCGGCTGGAGGTGGTGACGGCGGACGTACGGGACGCCCATGCGGTGAAGCAATCCGTCGTTGGCGCCAGCGAGGTCTTCCACTTCGCGGCCCAGGGGGCTGTCACCACCAGCCTGGAGACGCCCGTCACCGACTTCGAGGTCAACGCGGGCGGCACCCTGAACGTGCTGGAGGCGCTGCGCGCCATGGAGCGGCCTGCCTCGCTCGTCTTCACCTCCACCAACAAGGTCTACGGTTGCACGCCGGGCGTGGAGTTCGTCCAGAAGCCCAGCCGCTACGCGCCTCGGGACGCGGGCCTGCGCGGTCACGGCGTGGGGGAGGACTGCCCGGTGGACTTCGAGAGCCCCGATGGCTGCTCCAAGGGCGCGGCGGACCAGTACGTGCTCGACTACGCGCGGGCTTACGGGCTGAGGACGGTGGTGTTCCGGATGAGCTGCATCTACGGCCCCCGGCAGTTCGGCACCGAGGACCAGGGCTGGGTGGCGCACTTCCTCCTGTGCATGCTCGAAGGCCGGCCCCTCACGCTCTACGGAGATGGCAAGCAGGTACGCGACATCCTCGATGTGGGGGACCTGGTGCGCGCGCTCGGCCTGGCGCAGCAGCACATCGGACGGCTCAAGGGGCAGGCCTTCAACATTGGCGGCGGCCCGTCGCGGACAGTGAGCCTGTTGGACTTGCTGGGGCTCATCTCTCAGCGCACCGGTCTGCGGCCCGCGCTCCAGTTCGAGGATGGGCGGACGGGGGACCCGCGCTACTACGTCTCCGACCCCCGCAAGTTCCAGGCAGCCACGGGGTGGGCGCCCCAGGTGGGAATCGCCGAGGGCGTGGACCGGCTCCACGACTGGCTGCGGACCCTGATGCTCGAGCGGCCAGTGGCGTCCGGGCAGGGAGGGGCGCGTGAAGTCCTCGTAGGCTAG
- a CDS encoding ArnT family glycosyltransferase, whose translation MSTDAPTAAAPPDVFQRRLDGLLIVALVVWGLAQLAPHLAHPAIYIWDEAMHQAAARGTHETFFTPHIYKDPVFPADPRHWWAAHVWMHKPTGPFWFGALMMHVVGVTPLALRLASLLGHLAAAVSIYLIARRPAGRFWAVLGAAGFLAMPFGWQLVQGRIFGDVTDCTLTGCNAVAVALLFHATRQGSWRWGLAAGAAVGLGFLCKTGLALTPLGIAATLWALGRLRFCPGPRFSTVVAMVGMAVLLAAPWSFYSAWRWPELHDLEARVTRAHLFADPTVDVGPWHRPVDALLNEVNTQSLAPLPAVLPLLAFVWLLVRAVRRRELEVVGLALWVGATWLVLSLSVVKVPAIAWGAVPAVLAALAIAGADARRHPALAAALLAAVATPWFVKHLPVLGAVRAVLPTVLVQTRARPGLAEGLVVAAAAALLVALVCWRLPRKLSWAPLGLGLLASGVLAWLLAVTFPVAKADYQARHLDDLYVTYSREVGRALDQQTPARSVLFLAQDSDVPGSMEYLSLMFWSNRMAYRRPPDVVSARKHGYHPYLVSPLAEHYAPVPGVPPDAALRAYDLEAPRSEPAPLPDGVMPLAFREKDMEVLGVAAGHAGGGRDRYAFYVRAQGVPRALRVVFHGPGGSVERMLEPGAALRQPATLRRANWFIVPVLGPPSAGVTHLELGANGQRVTFSRPGA comes from the coding sequence ATGAGCACCGACGCCCCGACTGCCGCCGCGCCCCCCGATGTCTTTCAAAGGCGTCTCGATGGACTGCTCATCGTGGCGCTCGTCGTCTGGGGATTGGCCCAACTGGCGCCTCACCTGGCGCACCCGGCCATCTACATCTGGGACGAGGCGATGCACCAGGCCGCCGCGCGCGGCACGCACGAAACCTTCTTCACGCCGCACATCTACAAGGACCCGGTCTTCCCCGCGGACCCGCGCCACTGGTGGGCCGCGCACGTGTGGATGCACAAGCCCACGGGGCCCTTCTGGTTCGGCGCGTTGATGATGCACGTGGTGGGCGTGACGCCGCTGGCGTTGCGGCTGGCCTCGCTCCTGGGGCACCTGGCCGCGGCGGTGTCCATCTACCTCATCGCGCGCAGGCCCGCCGGGCGCTTCTGGGCCGTGCTGGGGGCGGCGGGCTTCCTCGCCATGCCCTTTGGCTGGCAGCTCGTCCAGGGGCGCATCTTCGGCGATGTGACGGATTGCACCCTGACGGGCTGCAACGCCGTCGCGGTGGCGCTCCTGTTCCACGCCACGCGCCAGGGCTCCTGGCGGTGGGGGCTGGCGGCAGGGGCGGCCGTGGGGCTGGGCTTCCTTTGCAAGACGGGGCTCGCGCTGACGCCCCTGGGCATCGCGGCGACGCTGTGGGCGCTCGGCCGGCTGCGCTTCTGTCCGGGGCCGAGGTTCAGCACGGTGGTGGCCATGGTGGGCATGGCCGTGCTCCTGGCCGCGCCGTGGAGCTTCTACTCCGCATGGCGCTGGCCGGAGCTGCATGACTTGGAGGCGCGGGTGACGCGCGCCCACCTCTTCGCCGACCCGACGGTGGACGTGGGGCCCTGGCACCGGCCGGTGGATGCCCTCTTGAATGAGGTCAACACCCAGAGCCTGGCGCCGCTGCCCGCGGTGTTGCCGCTGCTCGCCTTCGTGTGGCTGCTGGTGCGCGCGGTGCGCCGGCGGGAGCTGGAGGTGGTGGGGCTCGCGTTGTGGGTGGGGGCCACCTGGCTCGTGTTGTCACTGAGCGTGGTGAAGGTCCCCGCCATTGCCTGGGGCGCGGTGCCCGCCGTCCTGGCCGCATTGGCCATCGCGGGCGCGGATGCCCGGCGCCACCCTGCGCTCGCGGCGGCGCTCCTGGCGGCGGTCGCCACGCCGTGGTTCGTCAAGCACCTGCCGGTGCTCGGTGCTGTCCGCGCCGTGCTCCCCACGGTGCTGGTGCAGACGCGCGCCCGGCCCGGGCTCGCCGAGGGGCTGGTCGTGGCCGCCGCGGCGGCGCTGCTCGTCGCGCTCGTGTGCTGGCGCCTGCCGCGGAAGCTGTCCTGGGCGCCCCTGGGGCTGGGGCTCCTGGCCTCGGGCGTGCTCGCGTGGCTGCTGGCCGTCACCTTTCCGGTGGCGAAGGCAGACTACCAGGCCAGGCATCTGGATGACCTGTACGTCACCTACTCCCGCGAGGTGGGGCGCGCGCTCGACCAGCAGACGCCGGCGCGCAGTGTCCTCTTCCTCGCGCAGGACTCGGACGTGCCCGGCTCCATGGAGTACCTGAGCCTCATGTTCTGGAGCAACCGCATGGCGTACCGGCGGCCGCCCGACGTCGTGAGTGCTCGCAAGCACGGCTATCACCCCTACCTCGTCTCGCCGCTCGCGGAGCACTACGCCCCCGTTCCCGGTGTGCCTCCGGATGCCGCGCTGCGAGCCTATGACCTGGAGGCACCCCGGTCCGAACCCGCGCCACTGCCTGATGGGGTCATGCCGCTGGCCTTCCGTGAGAAGGACATGGAGGTGCTGGGCGTCGCGGCGGGCCACGCGGGTGGGGGCCGTGACCGGTATGCCTTCTACGTCCGCGCCCAGGGCGTGCCTCGCGCGCTGCGCGTCGTCTTCCACGGACCGGGCGGAAGCGTGGAGCGCATGCTGGAGCCCGGCGCCGCGCTGCGGCAGCCCGCCACGCTGCGGCGCGCCAACTGGTTCATCGTGCCCGTGCTGGGGCCTCCCAGCGCCGGCGTGACGCATCTGGAACTGGGCGCCAACGGCCAGCGGGTGACGTTCTCCCGCCCGGGCGCCTGA
- a CDS encoding Rrf2 family transcriptional regulator, whose product MRRDSRLSVALHVLLHMEDMGPVVTSEAMGRLLKANPVVVRRTMAGLREAGILTSVKGHGGGWSLARTLDTVTLGDVYEALGTPGLFSIGPHDESPGCLVEQAVNDALGKALDQAAALLMQHLRSTSVADLGRGVRRRHARAAKRRVKPRA is encoded by the coding sequence ATGAGACGCGACAGTCGGCTCTCCGTCGCCTTGCATGTCCTCCTTCACATGGAGGACATGGGCCCCGTGGTGACGTCAGAGGCGATGGGGCGGCTGCTGAAGGCCAATCCCGTGGTGGTCCGGCGGACAATGGCCGGACTTCGGGAGGCAGGCATCCTCACCTCGGTGAAGGGGCACGGGGGAGGATGGTCGCTGGCGCGCACGCTCGACACCGTGACGTTGGGGGACGTGTACGAAGCGCTCGGAACACCGGGGCTCTTCAGTATCGGTCCCCATGATGAAAGTCCGGGCTGTCTCGTGGAGCAGGCCGTCAATGATGCGCTGGGAAAGGCGCTGGACCAGGCCGCGGCGCTGCTCATGCAACACCTTCGAAGCACGTCCGTGGCGGACCTGGGACGCGGCGTTCGCCGCCGTCACGCTCGTGCCGCGAAGCGGCGCGTCAAGCCTCGTGCCTGA